A single region of the Deltaproteobacteria bacterium genome encodes:
- a CDS encoding PilZ domain-containing protein produces MGDRFETQGSIVQRIIDGSVTIDSIGEFENVTKIFPDDPGIYRAFADLLAQKKSIDAAVNAYRKATRLFIDLGMMLQAIVSKILEWRIVQPSHQEGRAFYSDLRRAEVQEGSLENFLTRMAYPEIVAFMVNMVRVRLPAGKIVKKSGDPENDIYFVVCGSLKETTFRALAEGKWGAEKSTADLVENDFFGDVYPFDQQAVSQSDVETITRVELVKISKERLRRVCNKYPNVELLVKGLYGTRSESREKEPPRTVRKTVRHKLPTKVRLKIFPQEPDKSPLVVDGITEDISSGGACLVLGAKYRTGHPAGLLGKNVKVEMNLPKAVANLNILGTVVWSKEVPQEGETSIVVGVQFKEMSDDNRAALDDYCFGSEGEQNLIWSLWESYMKH; encoded by the coding sequence TTGGGCGACCGGTTTGAGACACAGGGTAGCATTGTTCAGCGGATTATTGACGGGTCCGTGACGATCGATTCCATTGGAGAATTTGAAAACGTTACCAAGATCTTCCCCGATGATCCTGGGATCTATCGGGCCTTTGCAGACTTGCTGGCCCAAAAGAAGTCTATTGATGCCGCCGTCAATGCCTACAGGAAGGCCACCCGGCTCTTTATCGATTTGGGCATGATGCTGCAGGCTATTGTGTCAAAGATCCTGGAGTGGCGTATCGTTCAGCCCTCCCATCAGGAAGGTCGGGCCTTCTATTCAGACCTTCGCAGAGCGGAAGTCCAAGAGGGCTCCTTAGAGAATTTTCTAACCCGAATGGCCTATCCTGAGATCGTTGCCTTTATGGTCAACATGGTGCGAGTCCGCCTGCCTGCTGGGAAGATCGTCAAAAAATCTGGGGACCCGGAAAATGATATCTATTTTGTCGTGTGCGGGTCCTTGAAAGAGACAACCTTTCGGGCATTGGCAGAAGGAAAATGGGGGGCTGAAAAATCGACCGCCGATCTGGTGGAAAACGATTTCTTCGGTGACGTTTACCCCTTTGATCAACAAGCAGTATCTCAATCAGATGTTGAGACGATTACTCGCGTTGAGTTGGTCAAGATTTCAAAAGAAAGGCTGAGAAGGGTCTGCAACAAGTATCCCAATGTTGAACTTCTGGTAAAGGGTCTTTATGGGACTCGTTCGGAATCACGGGAAAAAGAGCCCCCCAGAACCGTACGAAAGACGGTCAGACATAAACTGCCAACAAAAGTGAGACTGAAAATTTTTCCGCAAGAGCCTGACAAAAGCCCTTTGGTTGTGGATGGGATCACCGAGGATATCTCCTCAGGTGGGGCCTGTCTTGTTTTGGGCGCGAAGTACCGAACTGGACATCCTGCAGGATTGTTGGGAAAAAACGTCAAGGTCGAGATGAATTTGCCCAAGGCAGTTGCCAATCTCAATATCTTGGGCACGGTTGTCTGGAGTAAAGAGGTGCCTCAGGAAGGGGAAACGAGTATTGTAGTGGGCGTCCAGTTCAAGGAGATGAGCGATGATAACCGGGCGGCGCTGGATGATTACTGTTTTGGAAGTGAGGGGGAGCAGAATCTGATCTGGAGCCTATGGGAGTCCTATATGAAGCACTAG